The Motacilla alba alba isolate MOTALB_02 chromosome 27, Motacilla_alba_V1.0_pri, whole genome shotgun sequence genome includes a window with the following:
- the CDC27 gene encoding cell division cycle protein 27 homolog isoform X2, protein MTVLQEPVQAAIWQALNHYAYRDAVFLAERLYAEVHSEEALFLLATCYYRSGKAYKAYRLLKGHSCTTPQCKYLLAKCCVDLSKLAEGEQILSGGVLNKQKSHDDIVMEFGDSACFTLSLLGHVYCKTDRLAKGSECYQKSLSLNPFLWSPFESLCEIGEKPDPDQTFKLTSLQNFSSCLPNTCTTVVSNHNISHRQPESVLMETPQDTIELNRINLESSNSKYSSLNSDSSMSYIDSAVISSDSVPLGSGTAILSKQAQNKPKTGRSLLGGPAALSPLTPSFGILPLETPSPGDGSYLQNYTNSSSVIDVPSTGAPSKKKLCVVQTVSRISQAGTKSVFSQSGNSREVTPVLVAQTQSSGPQTSTTPQVLSPTIAAPPNALPRRSSRLFTSDSSTTKENSKKLKMKFPPKIPNRKTKSKTNKGGITQPNLNDSLEITKLDSSIISEGKISTVAPQIQAFTLQKAAAGLMSLLRDMGKGYLALCSYNCKEAINILSHLPSHHYNTGWVLCQIGRAYFELAEYMQAERIFSEVRRIENYRVEGMEIYSTTLWHLQKDVALSVLSKDLTDMDKNSPEAWCAAGNCFSLQREHDIAIKFFQRAIQVDPNYAYAYTLLGHEFVLTEELDKALACFRNAIRVNPRHYNAWYGLGMIYYKQEKFSLAEMHFQKALDINPQSSVLLCHIGVVQHALKKSEKALDTLNKAINIDPKNPLCKFHRASVLFANEKYKSALQELEELKQIVPKESLVYFLIGKVYKKLGQTHLALMNFSWAMDLDPKGANNQIKEAIDKRYLPDDEEPITREEQISECYPYESVGTDESQESSMTDADDTQLHAVESDEF, encoded by the exons tacaCTCAGAAGAAGCACTGTTTTTACTGGCAACGTGTTACTACCGCTCAGGAAAGGCCTACAAAGCTTACAGGCTCCTAAAGGGACACAGCTGTACCACCCCACAGTGTAAATACCTGCTTGCAAAATGTTGTGTGGACCTCAGCAA gcttgCAGAAGGAGAGCAGATCTTGTCTGGTGGAGTGTTGAATAAACAGAAAAGCCATGATGACATTGTTATGGAGTTTGGTGACTCTGCATGCTTTACACTCTCCTTACTGGGACATGTCTACTG CAAGACAGACCGGCTTGCCAAAGGATCAGAATGTTACCAAAAGAGCCTTAGTTTAAATCCTTTCCTCTGGTCCCCTTTTGAATCACTATGTGAAATAG GTGAAAAGCCAGACCCTGACCAAACGTTTAAGTTAACATCCTTACAGAACTTCAGCAGCTGTCTGCCCAACACTTGCACAACAGTGGTGTCTAATCACAACATATCCCACAGACAGCCCGAGAGTGTCCTCATGGAGACACCCCAGGACACAATT GAGTTGAACAGAATCAACCTAGAGTCCTCCAATTCAAAGTATTCCTCCTTGAATTCGGATTCTTCCATGTCTTACATTGACTCAGCTGTGATTTCCTCAGATTCTGTCCCTCTGGGGTCAGGAACTGCCATATTGTCCAAACAGGCTCAGAATAAACCAAAAACTGGACGGAGTTTACTGGGGGGACCTGCAGCTTTGAGCCCACTAACTCCAAG CTTTGGAATTTTGCCACTAGAAACCCCGAGCCCTGGAGATGGATCCTATTTACAGAACTACACCAACTCCTCCTCTGTCATCGATGTGCCATCCACCGGAGCACCTTCCAAGAAG AAACTCTGTGTCGTGCAGACTGTCAGCAGGATCAGCCAGGCTGGAACAAAGTCTGTCTTCTCCCAGAGTGGGAACAGCCGGGAAGTCACTCCAGTTCTTGttgcacaaacacagagctctggTCCACAGACAAG tacaACACCTCAGGTATTGAGCCCAACCATTGCTGCTCCACCCAACGCGCTGCCTCGACGAAGCTCTCGCCTGTTTACCAGTGATAGTTCCACAACCAAG gaaaacagcaaaaaattaaaaatgaagtttccGCCTAAgattccaaacagaaaaacaaaaagtaaaacaaataagGGAGGAATAACTCAACCAAACTTAAATGACAGTTTGGAAATTACCAAACTGGACTCTTCCATCATTTCTGAAGGGAAAATTTCCACTGTTGCACCACAAATCCAAGCTTTCACGCtacagaaggcagcagcag GTTTGATGAGCCTTCTCCGGGACATGGGGAAAGGTTATTTAGCCTTGTGCTCATACAACTGCAAAGAAGCCATCAATATTTTGAGCCATTTGCCATCCCACCACTACAACacaggctgggtgctgtgccAAATTGGGAGAGCTTACTTTGAGCTGGCAGAATACATGCAG GCTGagagaatattttcagaagtgagGAGGATTGAAAACTACCGAGTAGAAGGCATGGAAATCTATTCAACCACACTCTGGCATCTGCAGAAAGATGTTGCCCTTTCAGTTCTTTCGAAGGATTTGACAGACATGGATAAAAACTCACCAGAG GCCTGGTGTGCAGCAGGAAACTGCTTCAGCTTGCAGAGGGAGCACGACATTGCCATCAAGTTCTTCCAGAGGGCCATCCAGGTGGATCCAAACTATGCCTATGCCTACACCCTGCTGGGCCACGAGTTTGTGCTGACAGAAGAGCTGGACAAGGCACTGGCCTGCTTCAGGAACGCCATCAGGGTCAACCCCCGGCACTACAACGCCTG gTACGGGTTGGGAATGATTTATTACAAACAGGAGAAGTTCAGTCTGGCAGAAATGCATTTCCAGAAAGCACTTGATATCAACCCTCAGAGCTCAGTCCTGCTGTGTCACATTGGAGTA GTCCAACACGCACTGAAAAAATCTGAGAAAGCTTTGGACACTTTGAACAAAGCAATCAACATTGACCCCAAGAACCCACTATGCAAATTCCACAGAGCCTCGGTGTTGTTTGCAAACGAGAAGTACAAG TCGGCTTTACAAGAACTTGAAGAACTGAAACAGATTGTTCCCAAAGAGTCTCTTGTTTACTTTTTAATAGGAAAG gtTTATAAAAAGCTGGGTCAGACACATCTGGCCCTAATGAATTTCTCCTGGGCAATGGACCTGGATCCCAAAGGAGCCAACAACCAGATCAAGGAGGCCATAGACAAGCGTTACCTGCCCGACGACGAGGAGCCCATCACGCGCGAGGAGCAGATCAGCGAGTGCTACCCCTACGAGTCAg TGGGCACGGACGagtcccaggagagcagcatgACGGATGCGGATGACACGCAGCTGCACGCCGTGGAAAGTGATGAATTTTAA
- the CDC27 gene encoding cell division cycle protein 27 homolog isoform X1, translated as MTVLQEPVQAAIWQALNHYAYRDAVFLAERLYAEVHSEEALFLLATCYYRSGKAYKAYRLLKGHSCTTPQCKYLLAKCCVDLSKLAEGEQILSGGVLNKQKSHDDIVMEFGDSACFTLSLLGHVYCKTDRLAKGSECYQKSLSLNPFLWSPFESLCEIGEKPDPDQTFKLTSLQNFSSCLPNTCTTVVSNHNISHRQPESVLMETPQDTIELNRINLESSNSKYSSLNSDSSMSYIDSAVISSDSVPLGSGTAILSKQAQNKPKTGRSLLGGPAALSPLTPSFGILPLETPSPGDGSYLQNYTNSSSVIDVPSTGAPSKKKLCVVQTVSRISQAGTKSVFSQSGNSREVTPVLVAQTQSSGPQTSTTPQVLSPTIAAPPNALPRRSSRLFTSDSSTTKENSKKLKMKFPPKIPNRKTKSKTNKGGITQPNLNDSLEITKLDSSIISEGKISTVAPQIQAFTLQKAAAEGLMSLLRDMGKGYLALCSYNCKEAINILSHLPSHHYNTGWVLCQIGRAYFELAEYMQAERIFSEVRRIENYRVEGMEIYSTTLWHLQKDVALSVLSKDLTDMDKNSPEAWCAAGNCFSLQREHDIAIKFFQRAIQVDPNYAYAYTLLGHEFVLTEELDKALACFRNAIRVNPRHYNAWYGLGMIYYKQEKFSLAEMHFQKALDINPQSSVLLCHIGVVQHALKKSEKALDTLNKAINIDPKNPLCKFHRASVLFANEKYKSALQELEELKQIVPKESLVYFLIGKVYKKLGQTHLALMNFSWAMDLDPKGANNQIKEAIDKRYLPDDEEPITREEQISECYPYESVGTDESQESSMTDADDTQLHAVESDEF; from the exons tacaCTCAGAAGAAGCACTGTTTTTACTGGCAACGTGTTACTACCGCTCAGGAAAGGCCTACAAAGCTTACAGGCTCCTAAAGGGACACAGCTGTACCACCCCACAGTGTAAATACCTGCTTGCAAAATGTTGTGTGGACCTCAGCAA gcttgCAGAAGGAGAGCAGATCTTGTCTGGTGGAGTGTTGAATAAACAGAAAAGCCATGATGACATTGTTATGGAGTTTGGTGACTCTGCATGCTTTACACTCTCCTTACTGGGACATGTCTACTG CAAGACAGACCGGCTTGCCAAAGGATCAGAATGTTACCAAAAGAGCCTTAGTTTAAATCCTTTCCTCTGGTCCCCTTTTGAATCACTATGTGAAATAG GTGAAAAGCCAGACCCTGACCAAACGTTTAAGTTAACATCCTTACAGAACTTCAGCAGCTGTCTGCCCAACACTTGCACAACAGTGGTGTCTAATCACAACATATCCCACAGACAGCCCGAGAGTGTCCTCATGGAGACACCCCAGGACACAATT GAGTTGAACAGAATCAACCTAGAGTCCTCCAATTCAAAGTATTCCTCCTTGAATTCGGATTCTTCCATGTCTTACATTGACTCAGCTGTGATTTCCTCAGATTCTGTCCCTCTGGGGTCAGGAACTGCCATATTGTCCAAACAGGCTCAGAATAAACCAAAAACTGGACGGAGTTTACTGGGGGGACCTGCAGCTTTGAGCCCACTAACTCCAAG CTTTGGAATTTTGCCACTAGAAACCCCGAGCCCTGGAGATGGATCCTATTTACAGAACTACACCAACTCCTCCTCTGTCATCGATGTGCCATCCACCGGAGCACCTTCCAAGAAG AAACTCTGTGTCGTGCAGACTGTCAGCAGGATCAGCCAGGCTGGAACAAAGTCTGTCTTCTCCCAGAGTGGGAACAGCCGGGAAGTCACTCCAGTTCTTGttgcacaaacacagagctctggTCCACAGACAAG tacaACACCTCAGGTATTGAGCCCAACCATTGCTGCTCCACCCAACGCGCTGCCTCGACGAAGCTCTCGCCTGTTTACCAGTGATAGTTCCACAACCAAG gaaaacagcaaaaaattaaaaatgaagtttccGCCTAAgattccaaacagaaaaacaaaaagtaaaacaaataagGGAGGAATAACTCAACCAAACTTAAATGACAGTTTGGAAATTACCAAACTGGACTCTTCCATCATTTCTGAAGGGAAAATTTCCACTGTTGCACCACAAATCCAAGCTTTCACGCtacagaaggcagcagcag AAGGTTTGATGAGCCTTCTCCGGGACATGGGGAAAGGTTATTTAGCCTTGTGCTCATACAACTGCAAAGAAGCCATCAATATTTTGAGCCATTTGCCATCCCACCACTACAACacaggctgggtgctgtgccAAATTGGGAGAGCTTACTTTGAGCTGGCAGAATACATGCAG GCTGagagaatattttcagaagtgagGAGGATTGAAAACTACCGAGTAGAAGGCATGGAAATCTATTCAACCACACTCTGGCATCTGCAGAAAGATGTTGCCCTTTCAGTTCTTTCGAAGGATTTGACAGACATGGATAAAAACTCACCAGAG GCCTGGTGTGCAGCAGGAAACTGCTTCAGCTTGCAGAGGGAGCACGACATTGCCATCAAGTTCTTCCAGAGGGCCATCCAGGTGGATCCAAACTATGCCTATGCCTACACCCTGCTGGGCCACGAGTTTGTGCTGACAGAAGAGCTGGACAAGGCACTGGCCTGCTTCAGGAACGCCATCAGGGTCAACCCCCGGCACTACAACGCCTG gTACGGGTTGGGAATGATTTATTACAAACAGGAGAAGTTCAGTCTGGCAGAAATGCATTTCCAGAAAGCACTTGATATCAACCCTCAGAGCTCAGTCCTGCTGTGTCACATTGGAGTA GTCCAACACGCACTGAAAAAATCTGAGAAAGCTTTGGACACTTTGAACAAAGCAATCAACATTGACCCCAAGAACCCACTATGCAAATTCCACAGAGCCTCGGTGTTGTTTGCAAACGAGAAGTACAAG TCGGCTTTACAAGAACTTGAAGAACTGAAACAGATTGTTCCCAAAGAGTCTCTTGTTTACTTTTTAATAGGAAAG gtTTATAAAAAGCTGGGTCAGACACATCTGGCCCTAATGAATTTCTCCTGGGCAATGGACCTGGATCCCAAAGGAGCCAACAACCAGATCAAGGAGGCCATAGACAAGCGTTACCTGCCCGACGACGAGGAGCCCATCACGCGCGAGGAGCAGATCAGCGAGTGCTACCCCTACGAGTCAg TGGGCACGGACGagtcccaggagagcagcatgACGGATGCGGATGACACGCAGCTGCACGCCGTGGAAAGTGATGAATTTTAA
- the CDC27 gene encoding cell division cycle protein 27 homolog isoform X4, which produces MTVLQEPVQAAIWQALNHYAYRDAVFLAERLYAEVHSEEALFLLATCYYRSGKAYKAYRLLKGHSCTTPQCKYLLAKCCVDLSKLAEGEQILSGGVLNKQKSHDDIVMEFGDSACFTLSLLGHVYCKTDRLAKGSECYQKSLSLNPFLWSPFESLCEIGEKPDPDQTFKLTSLQNFSSCLPNTCTTVVSNHNISHRQPESVLMETPQDTIELNRINLESSNSKYSSLNSDSSMSYIDSAVISSDSVPLGSGTAILSKQAQNKPKTGRSLLGGPAALSPLTPSFGILPLETPSPGDGSYLQNYTNSSSVIDVPSTGAPSKKTVSRISQAGTKSVFSQSGNSREVTPVLVAQTQSSGPQTSTTPQVLSPTIAAPPNALPRRSSRLFTSDSSTTKENSKKLKMKFPPKIPNRKTKSKTNKGGITQPNLNDSLEITKLDSSIISEGKISTVAPQIQAFTLQKAAAGLMSLLRDMGKGYLALCSYNCKEAINILSHLPSHHYNTGWVLCQIGRAYFELAEYMQAERIFSEVRRIENYRVEGMEIYSTTLWHLQKDVALSVLSKDLTDMDKNSPEAWCAAGNCFSLQREHDIAIKFFQRAIQVDPNYAYAYTLLGHEFVLTEELDKALACFRNAIRVNPRHYNAWYGLGMIYYKQEKFSLAEMHFQKALDINPQSSVLLCHIGVVQHALKKSEKALDTLNKAINIDPKNPLCKFHRASVLFANEKYKSALQELEELKQIVPKESLVYFLIGKVYKKLGQTHLALMNFSWAMDLDPKGANNQIKEAIDKRYLPDDEEPITREEQISECYPYESVGTDESQESSMTDADDTQLHAVESDEF; this is translated from the exons tacaCTCAGAAGAAGCACTGTTTTTACTGGCAACGTGTTACTACCGCTCAGGAAAGGCCTACAAAGCTTACAGGCTCCTAAAGGGACACAGCTGTACCACCCCACAGTGTAAATACCTGCTTGCAAAATGTTGTGTGGACCTCAGCAA gcttgCAGAAGGAGAGCAGATCTTGTCTGGTGGAGTGTTGAATAAACAGAAAAGCCATGATGACATTGTTATGGAGTTTGGTGACTCTGCATGCTTTACACTCTCCTTACTGGGACATGTCTACTG CAAGACAGACCGGCTTGCCAAAGGATCAGAATGTTACCAAAAGAGCCTTAGTTTAAATCCTTTCCTCTGGTCCCCTTTTGAATCACTATGTGAAATAG GTGAAAAGCCAGACCCTGACCAAACGTTTAAGTTAACATCCTTACAGAACTTCAGCAGCTGTCTGCCCAACACTTGCACAACAGTGGTGTCTAATCACAACATATCCCACAGACAGCCCGAGAGTGTCCTCATGGAGACACCCCAGGACACAATT GAGTTGAACAGAATCAACCTAGAGTCCTCCAATTCAAAGTATTCCTCCTTGAATTCGGATTCTTCCATGTCTTACATTGACTCAGCTGTGATTTCCTCAGATTCTGTCCCTCTGGGGTCAGGAACTGCCATATTGTCCAAACAGGCTCAGAATAAACCAAAAACTGGACGGAGTTTACTGGGGGGACCTGCAGCTTTGAGCCCACTAACTCCAAG CTTTGGAATTTTGCCACTAGAAACCCCGAGCCCTGGAGATGGATCCTATTTACAGAACTACACCAACTCCTCCTCTGTCATCGATGTGCCATCCACCGGAGCACCTTCCAAGAAG ACTGTCAGCAGGATCAGCCAGGCTGGAACAAAGTCTGTCTTCTCCCAGAGTGGGAACAGCCGGGAAGTCACTCCAGTTCTTGttgcacaaacacagagctctggTCCACAGACAAG tacaACACCTCAGGTATTGAGCCCAACCATTGCTGCTCCACCCAACGCGCTGCCTCGACGAAGCTCTCGCCTGTTTACCAGTGATAGTTCCACAACCAAG gaaaacagcaaaaaattaaaaatgaagtttccGCCTAAgattccaaacagaaaaacaaaaagtaaaacaaataagGGAGGAATAACTCAACCAAACTTAAATGACAGTTTGGAAATTACCAAACTGGACTCTTCCATCATTTCTGAAGGGAAAATTTCCACTGTTGCACCACAAATCCAAGCTTTCACGCtacagaaggcagcagcag GTTTGATGAGCCTTCTCCGGGACATGGGGAAAGGTTATTTAGCCTTGTGCTCATACAACTGCAAAGAAGCCATCAATATTTTGAGCCATTTGCCATCCCACCACTACAACacaggctgggtgctgtgccAAATTGGGAGAGCTTACTTTGAGCTGGCAGAATACATGCAG GCTGagagaatattttcagaagtgagGAGGATTGAAAACTACCGAGTAGAAGGCATGGAAATCTATTCAACCACACTCTGGCATCTGCAGAAAGATGTTGCCCTTTCAGTTCTTTCGAAGGATTTGACAGACATGGATAAAAACTCACCAGAG GCCTGGTGTGCAGCAGGAAACTGCTTCAGCTTGCAGAGGGAGCACGACATTGCCATCAAGTTCTTCCAGAGGGCCATCCAGGTGGATCCAAACTATGCCTATGCCTACACCCTGCTGGGCCACGAGTTTGTGCTGACAGAAGAGCTGGACAAGGCACTGGCCTGCTTCAGGAACGCCATCAGGGTCAACCCCCGGCACTACAACGCCTG gTACGGGTTGGGAATGATTTATTACAAACAGGAGAAGTTCAGTCTGGCAGAAATGCATTTCCAGAAAGCACTTGATATCAACCCTCAGAGCTCAGTCCTGCTGTGTCACATTGGAGTA GTCCAACACGCACTGAAAAAATCTGAGAAAGCTTTGGACACTTTGAACAAAGCAATCAACATTGACCCCAAGAACCCACTATGCAAATTCCACAGAGCCTCGGTGTTGTTTGCAAACGAGAAGTACAAG TCGGCTTTACAAGAACTTGAAGAACTGAAACAGATTGTTCCCAAAGAGTCTCTTGTTTACTTTTTAATAGGAAAG gtTTATAAAAAGCTGGGTCAGACACATCTGGCCCTAATGAATTTCTCCTGGGCAATGGACCTGGATCCCAAAGGAGCCAACAACCAGATCAAGGAGGCCATAGACAAGCGTTACCTGCCCGACGACGAGGAGCCCATCACGCGCGAGGAGCAGATCAGCGAGTGCTACCCCTACGAGTCAg TGGGCACGGACGagtcccaggagagcagcatgACGGATGCGGATGACACGCAGCTGCACGCCGTGGAAAGTGATGAATTTTAA
- the CDC27 gene encoding cell division cycle protein 27 homolog isoform X3 translates to MTVLQEPVQAAIWQALNHYAYRDAVFLAERLYAEVHSEEALFLLATCYYRSGKAYKAYRLLKGHSCTTPQCKYLLAKCCVDLSKLAEGEQILSGGVLNKQKSHDDIVMEFGDSACFTLSLLGHVYCKTDRLAKGSECYQKSLSLNPFLWSPFESLCEIGEKPDPDQTFKLTSLQNFSSCLPNTCTTVVSNHNISHRQPESVLMETPQDTIELNRINLESSNSKYSSLNSDSSMSYIDSAVISSDSVPLGSGTAILSKQAQNKPKTGRSLLGGPAALSPLTPSFGILPLETPSPGDGSYLQNYTNSSSVIDVPSTGAPSKKTVSRISQAGTKSVFSQSGNSREVTPVLVAQTQSSGPQTSTTPQVLSPTIAAPPNALPRRSSRLFTSDSSTTKENSKKLKMKFPPKIPNRKTKSKTNKGGITQPNLNDSLEITKLDSSIISEGKISTVAPQIQAFTLQKAAAEGLMSLLRDMGKGYLALCSYNCKEAINILSHLPSHHYNTGWVLCQIGRAYFELAEYMQAERIFSEVRRIENYRVEGMEIYSTTLWHLQKDVALSVLSKDLTDMDKNSPEAWCAAGNCFSLQREHDIAIKFFQRAIQVDPNYAYAYTLLGHEFVLTEELDKALACFRNAIRVNPRHYNAWYGLGMIYYKQEKFSLAEMHFQKALDINPQSSVLLCHIGVVQHALKKSEKALDTLNKAINIDPKNPLCKFHRASVLFANEKYKSALQELEELKQIVPKESLVYFLIGKVYKKLGQTHLALMNFSWAMDLDPKGANNQIKEAIDKRYLPDDEEPITREEQISECYPYESVGTDESQESSMTDADDTQLHAVESDEF, encoded by the exons tacaCTCAGAAGAAGCACTGTTTTTACTGGCAACGTGTTACTACCGCTCAGGAAAGGCCTACAAAGCTTACAGGCTCCTAAAGGGACACAGCTGTACCACCCCACAGTGTAAATACCTGCTTGCAAAATGTTGTGTGGACCTCAGCAA gcttgCAGAAGGAGAGCAGATCTTGTCTGGTGGAGTGTTGAATAAACAGAAAAGCCATGATGACATTGTTATGGAGTTTGGTGACTCTGCATGCTTTACACTCTCCTTACTGGGACATGTCTACTG CAAGACAGACCGGCTTGCCAAAGGATCAGAATGTTACCAAAAGAGCCTTAGTTTAAATCCTTTCCTCTGGTCCCCTTTTGAATCACTATGTGAAATAG GTGAAAAGCCAGACCCTGACCAAACGTTTAAGTTAACATCCTTACAGAACTTCAGCAGCTGTCTGCCCAACACTTGCACAACAGTGGTGTCTAATCACAACATATCCCACAGACAGCCCGAGAGTGTCCTCATGGAGACACCCCAGGACACAATT GAGTTGAACAGAATCAACCTAGAGTCCTCCAATTCAAAGTATTCCTCCTTGAATTCGGATTCTTCCATGTCTTACATTGACTCAGCTGTGATTTCCTCAGATTCTGTCCCTCTGGGGTCAGGAACTGCCATATTGTCCAAACAGGCTCAGAATAAACCAAAAACTGGACGGAGTTTACTGGGGGGACCTGCAGCTTTGAGCCCACTAACTCCAAG CTTTGGAATTTTGCCACTAGAAACCCCGAGCCCTGGAGATGGATCCTATTTACAGAACTACACCAACTCCTCCTCTGTCATCGATGTGCCATCCACCGGAGCACCTTCCAAGAAG ACTGTCAGCAGGATCAGCCAGGCTGGAACAAAGTCTGTCTTCTCCCAGAGTGGGAACAGCCGGGAAGTCACTCCAGTTCTTGttgcacaaacacagagctctggTCCACAGACAAG tacaACACCTCAGGTATTGAGCCCAACCATTGCTGCTCCACCCAACGCGCTGCCTCGACGAAGCTCTCGCCTGTTTACCAGTGATAGTTCCACAACCAAG gaaaacagcaaaaaattaaaaatgaagtttccGCCTAAgattccaaacagaaaaacaaaaagtaaaacaaataagGGAGGAATAACTCAACCAAACTTAAATGACAGTTTGGAAATTACCAAACTGGACTCTTCCATCATTTCTGAAGGGAAAATTTCCACTGTTGCACCACAAATCCAAGCTTTCACGCtacagaaggcagcagcag AAGGTTTGATGAGCCTTCTCCGGGACATGGGGAAAGGTTATTTAGCCTTGTGCTCATACAACTGCAAAGAAGCCATCAATATTTTGAGCCATTTGCCATCCCACCACTACAACacaggctgggtgctgtgccAAATTGGGAGAGCTTACTTTGAGCTGGCAGAATACATGCAG GCTGagagaatattttcagaagtgagGAGGATTGAAAACTACCGAGTAGAAGGCATGGAAATCTATTCAACCACACTCTGGCATCTGCAGAAAGATGTTGCCCTTTCAGTTCTTTCGAAGGATTTGACAGACATGGATAAAAACTCACCAGAG GCCTGGTGTGCAGCAGGAAACTGCTTCAGCTTGCAGAGGGAGCACGACATTGCCATCAAGTTCTTCCAGAGGGCCATCCAGGTGGATCCAAACTATGCCTATGCCTACACCCTGCTGGGCCACGAGTTTGTGCTGACAGAAGAGCTGGACAAGGCACTGGCCTGCTTCAGGAACGCCATCAGGGTCAACCCCCGGCACTACAACGCCTG gTACGGGTTGGGAATGATTTATTACAAACAGGAGAAGTTCAGTCTGGCAGAAATGCATTTCCAGAAAGCACTTGATATCAACCCTCAGAGCTCAGTCCTGCTGTGTCACATTGGAGTA GTCCAACACGCACTGAAAAAATCTGAGAAAGCTTTGGACACTTTGAACAAAGCAATCAACATTGACCCCAAGAACCCACTATGCAAATTCCACAGAGCCTCGGTGTTGTTTGCAAACGAGAAGTACAAG TCGGCTTTACAAGAACTTGAAGAACTGAAACAGATTGTTCCCAAAGAGTCTCTTGTTTACTTTTTAATAGGAAAG gtTTATAAAAAGCTGGGTCAGACACATCTGGCCCTAATGAATTTCTCCTGGGCAATGGACCTGGATCCCAAAGGAGCCAACAACCAGATCAAGGAGGCCATAGACAAGCGTTACCTGCCCGACGACGAGGAGCCCATCACGCGCGAGGAGCAGATCAGCGAGTGCTACCCCTACGAGTCAg TGGGCACGGACGagtcccaggagagcagcatgACGGATGCGGATGACACGCAGCTGCACGCCGTGGAAAGTGATGAATTTTAA